GTGGCGCGTCCAGCTCGGGTACGCATGCGCGTCCGAAATCCATGGACACGTTTGCGACGACGATTCTTCGGTTGGTAGGTGCGTTTCATGAGGTTCCCAGGTCACGCGGTCGCCGCAAGACTAAGGAGGCGCCTGCGTTATGTCAACGAGGACATCCCCGGGCGCGACTCGCGAAACTTTTCCTGGTCGAGATCGCGGAACGAAATCGCGCTCTTGTGGTAATCGGCATTGCGTAACTCGACCATTGCGCCCATGATTTGGCGATTTTCTCGGGTGTTCTTGTCCCCGGAACGCGAATCTAGCCGCGCTTTTGGCGGACTTGAGCCGCCGCTACCAGGTTCTTATACTCGGCCGCCGCAGACAACCGGACTACATCACACTTACGTCCGGACGGGCACCCGCTACACCCGGCATTCGACGCGTCAGCTGAGGTCGACGCGTCAACGGCATGGGCGGGGAGAGAAGAGGAGCTGTCCTGTCCACATCTTGTGGATATGTTTGTGGAAACGTGGGCGTTCTAGAGGGCAGCCGCGTGATGGGACCGTACGGGTCCCCCTGGAGGGGAACTGGTCGCCGGCCGGTTCTATGAGTCGCAGCCATGCGACAGACATATGCGGAGGACAATTGCAGCCAGATTTTCAGTCTGGAGACCCGAGCGAGCCCGAACCTTCCCCGCGGGACGCTTTCCAGATCATTCTCGAAGGCCTCGTGACCAAGGTCACCTGGCAGACGTGGCTCGAACCACTTGTTATCGATGACACAGAAGACGGAGTCGTGGTAGTCAAGGCTCCCAATGATTTTCACGTTCGGTGGATTCGCGATAAACACCTCGAGACCATTGAACGCGCAGTCGAAGCCTCTTACGGCCAGGCGCTCGATATCCGATTGGAGTCTCAACCTCCTGAGGATGTCGCGGAGCTCGAGCTCACCGAGGACGATGATGCGACCGGAGAACACGACCTCGGTCAACTCGACCTCTTTACGCCGGAAGCTCCCAAGTACTCCTTCGAGAATTTCGTCGTAGGCCCGTCGAATCGTTTCGCCTGGGCGGCGTCCATGGCCGTGTGCGAACAGCCTGGAACGCATTACAACCCGCTTTTCATCTACGGACCAGCAGGCCTCGGCAAAACCCATCTGTTGAAAGCCGTGGCCCACCAGGTGGCGGTGTTGGACTCGCGCCGCACCATCAGATATGTCACCTCGGAAGAATTCTTCAACGACTTCATCGACGGAATCCGTCGCAAGCGAATGGATCAGTTCAAACACACGTACCGGACGACCGACGTACTCCTGTTGGACGATGTGCAGTTCTTCGATGGGAAGGAACAGATCCTCGAAGAGTTCTTCCACACCTTCAACTCACTGTATGACGCCGGAAAACAGATGGTCATTACCTCAGACCGTCATCCTCGTAACTCCACGCTGCCCGATCGCCTCCGCAGCAGGTTTGAGTGGGGGCTTCTGACCGACATCCAACCTCCCGATATCGAAACGAGGTTGGCGATCCTGAGGACGAACGCGGCGTTCGCCCCAACCGAGATCCCCGAGTCGGTACTCGAATTCATCGCCGGACAGGTATCAGACAATATTCGGGAACTCGAAGGTGCGCTTACGCGGATCACCGCTTATGCCGCGCTTCACGCCGAAACCATCACGCTCGATATGGCTAAAGACGTCTTGCAG
This genomic window from Rhodothermales bacterium contains:
- the dnaA gene encoding chromosomal replication initiator protein DnaA codes for the protein MSRSHATDICGGQLQPDFQSGDPSEPEPSPRDAFQIILEGLVTKVTWQTWLEPLVIDDTEDGVVVVKAPNDFHVRWIRDKHLETIERAVEASYGQALDIRLESQPPEDVAELELTEDDDATGEHDLGQLDLFTPEAPKYSFENFVVGPSNRFAWAASMAVCEQPGTHYNPLFIYGPAGLGKTHLLKAVAHQVAVLDSRRTIRYVTSEEFFNDFIDGIRRKRMDQFKHTYRTTDVLLLDDVQFFDGKEQILEEFFHTFNSLYDAGKQMVITSDRHPRNSTLPDRLRSRFEWGLLTDIQPPDIETRLAILRTNAAFAPTEIPESVLEFIAGQVSDNIRELEGALTRITAYAALHAETITLDMAKDVLQDLAPRSQPRMLTAEEIIHETASACNVTPAEVIGSSRRRDYVRARQIAMYLSRDLTDLSLPKIGAKFGGRDHTTVMHALDKVKKLMGSDKEVFDQVTALSQKLRET